The Halarchaeum grantii genome includes a window with the following:
- a CDS encoding molybdopterin synthase, producing MYALDVATSAGRDPSPIVDRLRDAFADRGRVAVVRRDATLDAPTHTTVRVGDGGVRSTAATPVDLEDVLDDLAATHDYAITVGFPDAALPRLALGDIDAADPLMHANDAADVDVAAVADALEATEPYESLASLVARAKRSPDAEFSGAIATFTGRVRAKEGPEDAPTEALEFEKYDGVAEERLAEITADIEARESVHEVLLHHRTGRIEAGADIVFVVVLAGHRREAFRAVEDGIDRLKDEVPLFKKEVTVDESFWRHERDA from the coding sequence ATGTACGCACTGGACGTGGCCACGTCTGCGGGCCGCGACCCCTCGCCCATCGTCGACCGACTCCGCGACGCGTTCGCCGACCGCGGCCGCGTCGCGGTCGTCCGCCGCGACGCGACGCTGGACGCGCCGACCCACACGACCGTGCGCGTCGGCGACGGCGGGGTGCGCTCGACGGCCGCGACGCCGGTCGACCTCGAGGACGTCCTCGACGACCTCGCGGCGACGCACGACTACGCGATCACCGTCGGTTTCCCGGACGCGGCGCTCCCGCGGCTCGCGCTCGGCGATATCGACGCGGCCGACCCGCTCATGCACGCGAACGACGCGGCGGATGTGGACGTCGCGGCCGTGGCGGACGCGCTCGAGGCGACGGAGCCCTACGAGTCGCTCGCGTCGCTCGTCGCGCGAGCGAAACGCTCCCCGGACGCCGAGTTCTCCGGGGCAATCGCGACGTTCACCGGCCGCGTCCGCGCGAAGGAGGGCCCGGAGGACGCCCCGACGGAGGCGCTGGAGTTCGAGAAGTACGACGGCGTCGCCGAGGAGCGACTCGCCGAGATCACCGCCGACATCGAGGCGCGCGAGAGCGTCCACGAGGTGTTGCTCCACCACCGGACGGGCCGTATCGAGGCGGGCGCGGACATCGTCTTCGTCGTCGTGCTCGCCGGCCACCGCCGCGAGGCCTTCCGCGCCGTCGAAGACGGAATCGACCGCCTGAAGGACGAAGTCCCGCTGTTCAAGAAGGAAGTGACGGTCGACGAGAGCTTCTGGCGCCACGAGCGCGACGCCTGA
- the pyrH gene encoding UMP kinase, producing the protein MRVVVSVGGSVLAPDLAHERVEQYADVIDQLVDEGCSVGAVVGGGGVARNYIKTARKLGANEVELDDIGISVTRLNAQLLIAALGDDAAPSPAENYEEAGEAMRRGDVAIMGGVTAGQTTDAVSAALAEYTNADLLVYATSVPGVYSADPKTDEDAERYERITPAELVDVIADIEMSAGSSAPVDLLAAKLIERSRVRTIVLDGTDPEDVLDAVLRGEHDGTDIVPDGSDAGMDYWVADE; encoded by the coding sequence ATGAGAGTCGTCGTCTCCGTCGGCGGGAGCGTGCTCGCGCCCGACCTCGCCCACGAGCGGGTCGAGCAGTACGCCGACGTCATCGACCAGTTGGTCGACGAAGGATGCTCCGTCGGCGCGGTCGTCGGCGGTGGTGGTGTCGCACGGAACTACATCAAGACCGCGCGCAAGCTCGGCGCGAACGAGGTCGAGCTCGACGACATCGGCATCTCCGTCACGCGGCTGAACGCCCAGCTCCTCATCGCCGCGCTCGGCGACGACGCCGCACCCAGCCCCGCCGAGAACTACGAGGAGGCCGGCGAGGCGATGCGGCGCGGCGACGTCGCCATCATGGGCGGCGTCACCGCCGGCCAGACGACGGACGCGGTGAGCGCCGCGCTCGCCGAGTACACGAACGCCGACCTGCTCGTCTACGCGACGAGCGTCCCCGGCGTCTACAGCGCCGACCCGAAGACCGACGAGGACGCCGAGCGCTACGAGCGCATCACGCCCGCCGAGCTCGTCGACGTCATCGCGGACATCGAGATGAGCGCCGGGAGCAGCGCCCCGGTCGACCTGCTCGCCGCGAAGCTCATCGAGCGCTCGCGCGTCCGCACCATCGTCCTCGACGGCACCGACCCCGAGGACGTCCTCGACGCCGTCCTCCGCGGCGAGCACGACGGCACCGACATCGTCCCCGACGGGAGCGACGCGGGGATGGACTACTGGGTCGCGGACGAATGA
- the lysS gene encoding lysine--tRNA ligase, translating to MSDAHDPHATLAGERVFWADEAADHVEERGGDDPVVIKGGISPSGVPHLGNMNEIMRGYFVAEVLRERGHDVRQLFTSDDRDPLRGLPRKLADLDGDIVDLGDVNAGALGRNLGHPYTSIPDPFGCCESYGAHFSNLIERSAALLGVDVETVSNTELYESGEFEAVTRDLLANADEARAVLAEYQDKVDESYVPFNPICENCGKVTETVTAIDAEAGTVDYECTDMDAGDQTIEGCGHAGTATLREGKLPWRFEWPAQWKILGVDFEPFGKDHAEGSWPSGADIAANVLDIEPPTPMVYEWFTLDGEPFSSSAGNVVLVSDVLELVAPEVLRYFFSKDPKKARDFSIERIDLLVDEFDRFERVYFGEEADASEREVELAERVYPFCVDAVEEERIRLPYTFAAVLGMTEDPELREEIARREGHIPEDASEEAVAAALERVERAREWAERTDNQYNYRIERRTMPAVDVDEETAAALDDLAAFIEDEDPDGETLQGEVYETAKRHDIDIGDFFATGYRLFFDEEQGPKLGQFLADLDREFVVTRLRREG from the coding sequence ATGAGCGACGCGCACGACCCGCACGCGACGCTCGCCGGCGAGCGCGTCTTCTGGGCGGACGAGGCCGCCGACCACGTCGAGGAGCGCGGCGGCGACGACCCCGTCGTGATCAAGGGCGGCATCTCGCCGTCGGGCGTCCCGCATCTCGGGAACATGAACGAGATCATGCGCGGCTACTTCGTCGCCGAAGTCCTCCGCGAGCGCGGCCACGACGTCCGCCAGCTCTTCACCTCGGACGACCGCGACCCGCTTCGCGGCCTCCCGCGGAAGCTCGCGGACCTCGACGGCGACATCGTCGACCTCGGCGACGTGAACGCGGGCGCGCTCGGCCGGAACCTCGGTCACCCGTACACGTCGATCCCGGACCCGTTCGGCTGCTGTGAGTCCTACGGCGCGCACTTCTCGAACCTCATCGAGCGCTCCGCCGCCCTGCTCGGTGTCGACGTCGAGACCGTCTCGAACACCGAGCTCTACGAGAGCGGGGAGTTCGAGGCCGTCACGCGCGACCTGCTCGCGAACGCCGATGAGGCGCGGGCGGTCCTCGCGGAGTACCAGGACAAGGTCGATGAGTCCTACGTCCCGTTCAACCCGATCTGTGAGAACTGCGGGAAGGTGACGGAGACCGTCACCGCGATCGACGCCGAGGCGGGTACGGTCGACTACGAGTGTACGGACATGGACGCGGGCGACCAGACCATCGAGGGCTGTGGGCACGCGGGGACCGCGACGCTCCGCGAGGGCAAACTCCCGTGGCGCTTCGAGTGGCCGGCGCAGTGGAAGATCCTCGGCGTCGACTTCGAGCCGTTCGGGAAGGACCACGCGGAGGGGTCGTGGCCCTCCGGCGCGGACATCGCCGCGAACGTCCTCGACATCGAGCCCCCGACGCCGATGGTCTACGAGTGGTTCACGCTCGACGGCGAGCCCTTCAGCTCCTCGGCGGGGAACGTCGTCCTCGTCTCGGACGTCCTCGAGCTCGTGGCGCCGGAGGTCCTCCGATACTTCTTCAGCAAGGACCCGAAGAAGGCGCGGGACTTCTCCATCGAGCGGATCGACCTCCTCGTCGACGAGTTCGACCGCTTCGAACGCGTCTACTTCGGGGAGGAAGCGGACGCGAGCGAGCGCGAAGTCGAGCTCGCCGAGCGCGTCTACCCCTTCTGCGTGGACGCGGTCGAGGAGGAGCGCATCCGCCTCCCCTACACGTTCGCGGCCGTCCTCGGGATGACCGAGGACCCGGAGCTGCGCGAGGAGATAGCGCGCCGCGAGGGCCACATCCCCGAGGACGCGAGCGAGGAGGCGGTCGCGGCGGCCCTCGAACGCGTCGAACGCGCTCGGGAATGGGCCGAGCGCACGGACAACCAGTACAACTACCGCATCGAGCGCCGGACGATGCCGGCGGTCGACGTGGACGAGGAGACGGCGGCGGCGCTCGACGACCTCGCGGCCTTCATCGAGGACGAGGACCCGGACGGCGAGACCCTCCAGGGGGAGGTCTACGAGACCGCGAAGCGCCACGACATCGACATCGGCGACTTCTTCGCGACGGGCTACCGGCTCTTCTTCGACGAGGAGCAGGGCCCGAAACTCGGGCAGTTCCTCGCGGACCTCGACCGGGAGTTCGTCGTGACGCGCCTGCGCCGCGAGGGATAG
- a CDS encoding branched-chain amino acid transaminase, giving the protein MPGFEQMRAERDSLDTIWMNGEFTDWEDATTHVLTHGLHYGTGVFEGARCYDTENGPALFRWDAHVERLFDSAKPYDMEIPYTKEELTEATLELIRTNELESCYIRPVAYFGYHQLGVSPGDCPTDVAIAAWPWGAYLGEDALENGIDVMVSSWRKHASSQIPTNAKTNGLYVNSLLAGEEARRNGYEEALVLNKEGNVAEGPGENLFMVRDGELYTPALSESILDGITRDTVITLAEERGYDVHETAISRGELNTADELFFTGSAAEVTPIRKVDNVVIGDGSRGPVTEDLQSAFFDLVERTSDEHDDWFTYV; this is encoded by the coding sequence ATGCCTGGCTTCGAACAGATGCGCGCCGAGCGCGACTCCCTCGACACCATCTGGATGAACGGCGAGTTCACCGACTGGGAGGACGCGACGACGCACGTCCTCACGCACGGCCTCCACTACGGCACCGGCGTCTTCGAGGGCGCGCGCTGCTACGACACCGAGAACGGGCCCGCGCTCTTCCGCTGGGACGCCCACGTCGAGCGCCTCTTCGACTCCGCGAAGCCCTACGACATGGAGATCCCCTACACGAAGGAGGAGCTCACCGAGGCCACCCTCGAACTCATCCGGACGAACGAGCTCGAGTCCTGCTACATCCGCCCCGTCGCCTACTTCGGCTACCACCAGCTCGGCGTCTCCCCCGGCGACTGCCCGACCGACGTCGCCATCGCCGCGTGGCCGTGGGGCGCCTATCTCGGCGAGGACGCCCTCGAGAACGGCATCGACGTCATGGTCTCCTCGTGGCGCAAGCACGCCTCCAGCCAGATCCCCACCAACGCCAAGACCAACGGCCTCTACGTCAACAGCCTCCTCGCCGGCGAGGAAGCCCGCCGCAACGGCTACGAGGAAGCCCTCGTCCTCAACAAGGAGGGGAACGTCGCCGAAGGCCCCGGTGAGAACCTCTTCATGGTCCGGGACGGCGAGCTCTACACGCCCGCGCTCTCCGAGAGCATCCTCGACGGCATCACCCGCGACACCGTCATCACGCTCGCCGAAGAACGCGGCTACGACGTCCACGAGACCGCCATCTCGCGCGGCGAACTCAACACCGCCGACGAGCTCTTCTTCACCGGGAGCGCCGCCGAGGTCACCCCCATCCGCAAGGTCGACAACGTCGTCATCGGCGACGGCTCCCGTGGCCCGGTCACCGAGGACCTCCAGTCCGCCTTCTTCGACCTCGTCGAGCGCACGAGCGACGAGCACGACGACTGGTTCACCTACGTCTAA
- the ribB gene encoding 3,4-dihydroxy-2-butanone-4-phosphate synthase, whose amino-acid sequence MSHSNPVRADGETESDGEGAAEAAVAAIGRGEPVLVHDAAEREGEVDLIYHAADVTPDAVARLRNDAGGLVCVALSHDVCEAFDLPFLADELDHPSATDEHLDYDERASFSLTVNHRDTYTGITDDDRSRTIRALADAAADPDSCDFAAEFRAPGHVHLLRGAPDGVADREGHTELGLALCEAAGRPPAAVVCEMLDADTGQALSPADARRYADDNGLVYVEGRDLLSFRR is encoded by the coding sequence ATGTCTCACAGTAACCCCGTGCGTGCCGACGGCGAAACCGAATCCGACGGCGAGGGCGCCGCCGAAGCCGCCGTCGCCGCCATCGGACGCGGCGAGCCCGTGCTCGTCCACGACGCCGCAGAGCGCGAGGGCGAAGTCGACCTCATCTACCACGCCGCCGACGTCACGCCCGACGCCGTCGCCCGCCTCCGCAACGACGCCGGCGGCCTCGTCTGCGTCGCGCTCTCCCACGACGTCTGCGAGGCCTTCGACCTCCCGTTCCTCGCGGACGAACTCGACCACCCGAGCGCCACCGACGAGCACCTCGACTACGACGAGCGCGCGTCCTTCAGCCTCACCGTCAACCACCGCGACACCTACACCGGCATCACCGACGACGACCGCTCGCGCACCATCCGCGCGCTCGCCGACGCCGCCGCCGACCCCGATTCGTGCGACTTCGCCGCCGAGTTCCGCGCGCCCGGCCACGTCCACCTCCTCCGGGGCGCCCCCGACGGCGTCGCCGACCGCGAGGGCCACACCGAACTCGGCCTCGCCCTCTGTGAGGCCGCCGGCCGCCCGCCCGCCGCCGTCGTCTGCGAGATGCTCGACGCCGACACCGGTCAGGCGCTTTCCCCCGCAGACGCCCGCCGCTACGCCGACGATAACGGCCTCGTCTACGTCGAAGGCCGCGACCTCCTCTCGTTCCGTCGCTAA
- a CDS encoding DUF120 domain-containing protein: protein MSRATLAVGYDELAALKLLALDGARRGEVKVSCGDLAGRLDASTQTASRRLQALEEAGYVERDVVSDGQWVTITDDGDRVLQREYEDYRRVFETTADLELRGSVTAGMGEGRHYISLPGYKRQFEERLGYEPFPGTLNVELAERSRRERSAMESFDGVDIDEWEDDERTYGSATCYPAVLEADGDTYDPVHVIVPDRTHHDETKVELIAADKLRDELGLADGDEVIVHVSQ from the coding sequence ATGTCACGGGCAACGCTCGCTGTCGGCTACGACGAACTCGCCGCGCTCAAACTGCTCGCCCTCGACGGCGCGCGACGCGGCGAGGTGAAGGTGTCGTGTGGCGACCTCGCCGGCCGCCTCGACGCCTCCACACAGACCGCCTCCCGGCGCTTGCAGGCGCTCGAGGAGGCCGGCTACGTCGAGCGCGACGTCGTCAGCGACGGCCAGTGGGTCACCATCACGGACGACGGCGACCGCGTCCTCCAGCGCGAATACGAGGACTACCGGCGCGTCTTCGAAACCACCGCCGACCTCGAACTCCGGGGCTCGGTCACTGCGGGAATGGGCGAGGGCCGCCACTACATCTCCCTCCCCGGCTACAAGCGCCAGTTCGAGGAGCGCCTCGGCTACGAGCCGTTCCCCGGGACGCTGAACGTCGAACTCGCCGAGCGCTCCCGCCGCGAGCGCTCCGCCATGGAGTCCTTCGACGGCGTCGACATCGACGAGTGGGAGGACGACGAGCGCACCTACGGCTCCGCCACCTGCTACCCCGCGGTCCTCGAAGCCGACGGCGATACCTACGACCCCGTCCACGTCATCGTCCCCGACCGCACCCACCACGACGAGACGAAGGTCGAACTCATCGCCGCCGACAAGCTCCGCGACGAACTCGGCCTCGCCGACGGTGACGAGGTGATTGTCCATGTCTCACAGTAA
- the twy1 gene encoding 4-demethylwyosine synthase TYW1, producing MPEQVDSPSYHHENHTAAQTCGWTANALRGEGTCYKHAWYGIRSHRCIQMTPVVRCNERCVFCWRDHNGHAYELDGVEWDDPEAVVDASIDLQKRLLSGFGGNENVPRERFEEAMEPKHVAISLDGEPTLYPYLPELLEAFHDRGLTTFLVSNGTRPEVLAECDPTQLYVSVDAPERHTFDSVVGATEDDAWESLVDTLDVLHGKEETRTVLRTTLVNGENMTNPDWYAGLYRRADPDFVELKAYMHVGHSRGRLDRDSMPSPETVESFAARVQEHMPEHPVLKTQEASSVALLARDEETWVPDLAPGGDFYD from the coding sequence ATGCCCGAGCAGGTGGATTCGCCGAGCTACCACCACGAGAACCACACGGCCGCGCAGACGTGCGGCTGGACGGCGAACGCCCTCCGCGGCGAGGGCACCTGCTACAAGCACGCGTGGTACGGCATTCGCTCCCATCGCTGCATCCAGATGACGCCGGTCGTCCGATGCAACGAGCGCTGCGTCTTCTGCTGGCGCGACCACAACGGCCACGCGTACGAACTCGACGGCGTCGAGTGGGACGACCCGGAGGCGGTCGTCGACGCCTCCATCGACCTCCAGAAACGCCTCCTCTCGGGGTTCGGCGGGAACGAGAACGTCCCGCGCGAGCGCTTCGAGGAGGCGATGGAGCCGAAGCACGTCGCCATCAGCCTCGACGGCGAACCCACCCTCTATCCCTACCTCCCCGAACTCCTCGAGGCCTTCCACGACCGGGGGCTCACGACGTTCCTCGTCTCGAACGGCACCCGACCGGAGGTGCTGGCGGAGTGTGACCCCACGCAGCTCTACGTCTCCGTGGACGCGCCCGAGCGCCACACGTTCGATTCGGTGGTGGGTGCGACGGAGGACGACGCGTGGGAGTCGCTGGTCGACACCCTCGACGTCCTCCACGGGAAGGAGGAGACCCGAACCGTGCTGCGGACGACGCTCGTGAACGGCGAGAACATGACGAACCCGGACTGGTACGCGGGGCTCTACCGGCGCGCGGACCCGGACTTCGTCGAACTGAAGGCCTACATGCACGTCGGGCACTCGCGCGGCCGCCTGGACCGCGACTCGATGCCGTCGCCCGAGACGGTCGAGTCGTTCGCGGCGCGCGTGCAGGAACACATGCCCGAGCATCCCGTGCTGAAGACGCAGGAGGCGTCCTCGGTGGCGCTCCTCGCGCGCGACGAGGAGACGTGGGTGCCCGACCTCGCGCCGGGCGGGGACTTCTACGACTAA
- a CDS encoding MBL fold metallo-hydrolase, whose amino-acid sequence MDVTLARHATLVVELDGTRFFVDPMLSEPGANPPVENTPRQRRNPLVELPNVDLEHDAVLVTHRHTDHWDAWADAIDDDTPVFCNPAEADAFREDGLTDVRPVADAEAFDGVTIHRTPARHGHGDTAEAMAPVCGFVLEGAETLYLAGDTVWYDPVPEAIDAHDPDGVVVNAGAAQFVDGDPITMDAADVRRVVGHADCPVVAVHMEAINHCLLERDDLREAVDDVLLPADGETVTL is encoded by the coding sequence ATGGACGTCACGCTCGCGCGACACGCGACGCTCGTGGTCGAACTCGACGGCACCCGGTTCTTCGTCGACCCGATGCTCTCGGAGCCCGGCGCGAACCCGCCCGTCGAGAACACGCCGCGACAGCGACGGAACCCGCTCGTCGAGTTGCCGAACGTCGATCTCGAACACGACGCCGTGCTCGTCACGCACCGCCACACCGACCACTGGGACGCGTGGGCGGACGCCATCGACGACGACACGCCCGTCTTCTGCAACCCCGCCGAGGCCGACGCCTTCCGCGAGGACGGCCTCACGGACGTCCGGCCCGTCGCGGACGCCGAGGCGTTCGACGGCGTGACGATCCACCGGACGCCCGCGCGCCACGGCCACGGCGACACCGCCGAGGCGATGGCGCCCGTCTGCGGGTTCGTCCTCGAGGGCGCGGAGACGCTCTACCTCGCGGGCGACACCGTCTGGTACGACCCGGTTCCCGAGGCCATCGACGCCCACGACCCCGACGGCGTCGTCGTGAACGCGGGCGCCGCGCAGTTCGTCGACGGCGACCCCATCACGATGGACGCCGCGGACGTTCGGCGGGTTGTCGGGCACGCGGACTGCCCGGTGGTCGCCGTCCACATGGAGGCCATCAACCACTGCCTGCTGGAGCGCGACGACCTCCGCGAGGCGGTGGACGACGTGCTGCTACCGGCGGACGGCGAGACCGTCACGCTCTGA
- the argS gene encoding arginine--tRNA ligase: MFLALRAEVEEALTAALDDLDLPSDDLGIEEPPEGVDAVLASSAAFRLAGAAEAAPPAVAARIADAVDVDGLTYVDAVRAQGPYVNVLPTPAYYADTLEASGDDDYGHLPATGEDVLVEHTSANPTGPVHVGRARNPIVGDAVARLMDYAGHDVTKEYYVNDAGRQMAVFTWAYETFDEDDLDSEPERDRIEYDLVRYYRKGNQYLEEADPEDIEAAEDEIQAILQGLEAGEEETYERVQRVVDQVLSGMRECLLRLPAEFDEFVKETEFMLDGSTTELAERLKDTEEAVLEEGAWQLDLSEWGYEKKLVFLRSDGTSLYTTRDLAHHEWKFEAYDRSVTVLGEDHKLQAGQLQAALELLGNDVSQLDDVIYSYVNLPEGKMSTRAGTGVDLDDLLDEAIRRARDEVESRLDDRIRDDDLDEEDVERIAEQVGVGAVRYDIISKQPQKAITFEWEEALDFEAQSAPYVQYAHARTCGILADAEVPADVDASVLDDDAEIALLRQTARFPRVIEAAAEDLEPHQVATFAREYADAFNAFYRECPVLADDVDPAVRSARLALVRAARHTLANALDVLGVEAPTSM; encoded by the coding sequence ATGTTCCTAGCACTCCGCGCGGAGGTCGAGGAGGCGCTCACTGCGGCGCTCGACGACCTCGACCTCCCGTCGGACGACCTCGGTATCGAGGAGCCCCCCGAGGGCGTGGACGCCGTGCTCGCCTCCAGCGCGGCGTTCCGACTCGCGGGCGCGGCGGAGGCCGCACCGCCGGCGGTCGCCGCGCGCATCGCCGACGCCGTCGACGTCGACGGCCTCACGTACGTCGATGCGGTCCGCGCGCAGGGCCCGTACGTGAACGTCCTCCCGACGCCCGCCTACTACGCGGACACGCTCGAAGCGAGCGGCGACGACGACTACGGCCACCTCCCCGCGACCGGCGAAGACGTCCTCGTCGAGCACACGTCCGCGAACCCGACGGGGCCCGTCCACGTCGGCCGCGCGCGCAACCCGATCGTCGGCGACGCCGTCGCGCGCCTCATGGACTACGCCGGCCACGACGTCACGAAGGAGTACTACGTGAACGACGCCGGCCGGCAGATGGCGGTCTTCACGTGGGCCTACGAGACGTTCGACGAGGACGACCTCGACTCCGAACCGGAGCGCGACCGCATCGAGTACGACCTCGTGCGTTACTACCGCAAGGGCAACCAGTACCTCGAAGAGGCCGACCCCGAGGACATCGAGGCGGCCGAGGACGAGATTCAGGCCATCCTGCAGGGCTTAGAGGCGGGCGAGGAGGAGACGTACGAGCGCGTCCAGCGCGTCGTCGATCAGGTCCTCTCCGGGATGCGCGAGTGCCTCCTGCGGCTCCCCGCCGAGTTCGACGAGTTCGTGAAGGAGACCGAGTTCATGCTCGACGGGAGCACGACCGAGCTCGCCGAGCGCCTCAAGGACACCGAGGAGGCCGTCCTCGAGGAGGGCGCGTGGCAGCTCGACCTCTCCGAGTGGGGCTACGAGAAGAAACTCGTCTTCCTCCGCTCGGACGGCACTAGTTTATATACGACCCGCGACCTCGCCCACCACGAGTGGAAGTTCGAGGCGTACGACCGCTCGGTCACCGTCCTCGGCGAGGACCACAAACTGCAGGCCGGCCAGCTGCAGGCCGCCCTCGAACTCCTCGGGAACGACGTCTCACAGCTCGACGACGTCATCTACTCCTACGTCAACCTCCCCGAGGGGAAGATGAGCACGCGCGCCGGCACCGGCGTCGACCTCGACGACCTCCTCGACGAAGCCATCCGCCGCGCCCGCGACGAGGTCGAATCCCGCCTCGACGACCGCATCCGCGACGACGACCTCGACGAGGAGGACGTCGAACGCATCGCCGAACAGGTCGGCGTGGGCGCCGTCCGCTACGACATCATCTCCAAGCAGCCCCAGAAGGCGATCACGTTCGAGTGGGAGGAAGCGCTCGACTTCGAGGCGCAGAGCGCGCCCTACGTCCAGTACGCCCACGCGCGCACCTGCGGCATCCTCGCCGACGCCGAGGTCCCCGCCGATGTCGACGCGAGCGTCCTCGACGACGACGCGGAAATCGCCCTCCTCCGCCAGACCGCGCGCTTCCCCCGCGTCATCGAGGCCGCCGCCGAGGACTTGGAGCCCCACCAAGTCGCGACGTTCGCCCGCGAGTACGCCGACGCCTTCAACGCCTTCTACCGCGAGTGCCCCGTCCTCGCCGACGACGTCGACCCGGCCGTCCGCAGTGCGCGCCTCGCGCTCGTCCGCGCCGCGCGCCACACCCTCGCGAACGCCCTCGATGTCCTCGGCGTCGAGGCCCCCACTTCGATGTAG
- a CDS encoding AEC family transporter translates to MSLLGAFTSAILPIVAIAAVGALIGTLADVDVGPLNTVALTFFLPALVFHGVATTDLSGDAVATLVGAVLAYALLVMGLAYVAGRAIGLPDSLLSGAVLASAFPNSGFVGIPLAGFVFGDLGATVATLFLTTQSVLLYTLGVYVVSASHDAGAGAASALRDVFRLPLVYAVAAAALLRLLGWVPPVEGTVMTTLDSVGSASIPLMLTVVGIQLADVDLGHLRRAVFPSALKLLVAPLVGVAIALAVGFANPAVANVFVLECATPAAVTPLAIVLAYSDADDDPDTAEYMSTVIFVTTVLSVLVLTGLVAAIRGGYLF, encoded by the coding sequence GTGTCGCTCCTCGGCGCGTTCACGTCCGCCATCCTCCCCATCGTCGCCATCGCCGCCGTCGGCGCCCTCATCGGGACGCTCGCGGACGTCGACGTCGGGCCGCTCAACACCGTCGCGCTCACCTTCTTCCTCCCCGCGCTCGTCTTCCACGGCGTCGCCACCACCGACCTGAGCGGCGACGCCGTCGCCACCCTCGTCGGCGCCGTCCTCGCCTACGCCCTCCTCGTCATGGGCCTCGCCTACGTCGCCGGCCGCGCCATCGGCCTCCCCGACTCCCTCCTCTCCGGCGCCGTTCTCGCGAGCGCGTTCCCCAACTCGGGGTTCGTCGGCATCCCGCTCGCCGGCTTCGTCTTCGGCGACCTCGGCGCGACGGTCGCGACGCTCTTCCTCACCACCCAGAGCGTCCTCCTCTACACGCTCGGCGTCTACGTCGTCTCCGCGAGCCACGACGCCGGCGCGGGCGCCGCGAGCGCGCTCCGCGACGTCTTCCGCCTCCCACTCGTCTACGCCGTCGCCGCCGCCGCACTCCTCCGCCTCCTCGGGTGGGTCCCGCCCGTCGAGGGCACGGTCATGACAACTCTCGATAGCGTCGGCTCGGCGTCCATCCCCCTCATGCTCACCGTCGTCGGCATCCAACTCGCCGACGTCGACCTCGGACACCTCCGCCGTGCCGTCTTCCCCAGCGCGCTCAAACTCCTCGTCGCCCCCCTCGTCGGCGTCGCCATCGCGCTCGCCGTCGGCTTCGCGAACCCCGCCGTCGCCAACGTCTTCGTCCTCGAGTGCGCCACCCCCGCCGCCGTCACCCCGCTCGCCATCGTCCTCGCCTACAGCGACGCCGACGACGACCCCGACACCGCCGAGTACATGAGCACCGTCATCTTCGTCACCACCGTTCTCAGCGTCCTCGTCCTCACCGGCCTCGTCGCCGCCATTCGGGGCGGCTACCTCTTCTAA